The following are from one region of the Platichthys flesus chromosome 2, fPlaFle2.1, whole genome shotgun sequence genome:
- the dynlrb1 gene encoding dynein light chain roadblock-type 1, with the protein MAEVEETLKRIQGQKGVQGIIIVNSEGIPVKTTLDNSSTVQYAGLIHQLVMKARSTVRDIDPQNDLTFLRIRSKKNEIMIAPDKDYFLIVIQNPSD; encoded by the exons ATG gcTGAAGTTGAAGAGACTCTGAAGAGGATCCAGGGTCAGAAAGGAGTCCAGGGAATCATCATCGTCAACTCAGAGG GAATCCCTGTGAAGACGACGCTGGACAACTCCAGCACGGTGCAGTACGCCGGACTCATCCACCAGCTGGTGATGAAGGCCAGGAGCACCGTGAGGGACATCGACCCCCAGAACGACCTCACGTTCCTGCGGATCCGCTCAAAGAAGAACGAGATCATGATCGCTCCAg ATAAGGATTATTTCTTGATCGTCATCCAGAATCCCTCAGACTGA
- the ssuh2.1 gene encoding protein SSUH2 homolog yields the protein MDEDPGAFDPNIPEEGPSAPPPGWLDDIHGYQGHKGGPDDPLYPPPPAYNPQPELNRNTLVPNVRVPTISEDEARRALLQFVETKWTYSAKPARNMTFKELKPIVVYRYRLETYTETRTSAWHFEPYNGQMVDGPQYGMCPQPWDVPVTLPQRYTDMVEKVRVPHTSFIKLCHKCNGIGRTRCGCCFGRGMKRCPFCHGNGRSRNKRCTSCHGRGRKRCSSCLGKGFKTCTICHGSQNLLHFILLTVTWKHNVDDFIPDRQPDFPDKKFEKVTGDPFFIDENVLVYPIQGFPDQEICDVSFKLINEHLNRFRATSRILQQRQTIELVPLTHALYSYKGKDQSFFVYGTENKVFTSKYPSACSIS from the exons atggaCGAAGATCCCG GTGCGTTTGATCCGAACATCCCAGAGGAGGGACCTTCAGCGCCCCCTCCTGGCTGGCTGGATGACATACATGGATACCAAGGCCATAAAGGAGGCC CGGACGACCCGTTGTACCCCCCTCCCCCGGCCTACAACCCCCAGCCTGAACTCAACAGGAACACCCTGGTGCCCAACGTCAG gGTCCCGACAATATCAGAGGATGAGGCTCGGCGCGCCCTCCTCCAGTTCGTGGAAACCAAATGGACGTACAGCGCCAAACCGGCCAGGAACATGACGTTCAAAGAGCTGAAGCCCATCGTCGTCTACCGG TATCGACTGGAGACCTACACTGAGACCAGAACCAGCGCCTGGCACTTTGAACCTTACAACG GACAAATGGTGGATGGTCCTCAGTACGGCATGTGTCCTCAACCGTGGGACGTCCCAGTGACTCTACCTCAGAGATACACAGACATGGTGGAGAAGGTCCGCGTGCCGCACACCTCCTTCATCAAG ctctgTCACAAATGTAACGGCATTGGAAGAACTCGCTGTGGCTGCTGCTTTGGTCGAGGCATG AAGCGTTGCCCTTTCTGTCACGGAAACGGTCGATCCAGGAACAAGCGCTGCACCTCCTGTCACGGCCGAGGTCGCAAGAG GTGTAGCTCCTGTCTGGGCAAAGGCTTCAAGACCTGCACCATCTGTCACGGCAGCCAGAACCTgctgcacttcatcctgctcaCGGTCACATG GAAACACAACGTAGACGACTTCATTCCCGATCGGCAGCCGGACTTTCCTGACAAGAAGTTTGAGAAGGTGACCGGAGATCCTTTCTTCATCGACGAGAACGTTCTG GTTTATCCCATCCAGGGTTTCCCCGATCAGGAGATCtgtgatgtttcctttaaacTGATCAACGAACACCTGAACCGCTTCAGGGCCACCAGCCGCATCCTGCAGCAG CGTCAGACCATCGAGCTGGTGCCGCTGACTCACGCTCTTTACTCTTACAAAGGAAAAGACCAGAGCTTCTTCGTCTACGGAACAGAGAACAAAGTGTTTACCTCCAAATACCCATCTGCCTGTTCTATCTCATAA